The following proteins are co-located in the Colletotrichum lupini chromosome 4, complete sequence genome:
- a CDS encoding splicing factor 3a → MGVIEEQRYLHEDLERLEQGIADRISEEPKHIRDRLNRDHEIGQLLDQIQSQSVKLLDIYRDVDGSRSREIQTIGTGDPFDEFYSQLKTAREHHAKYPNEQAENSEVRYRVKKPDDGDVMPYIVDRLFTGEEGFGRFFDLHTSHEAYLNLPNVKRLSYLQYLEVFDNFTPGYGGLKRGDKLTDQYFKYVGELASYLESFMRRTRPLENLDKVFLGFDGDFEAAWGKDEVPGWQKETSGGGANGTARETSSADAIWCDDCEKEFKNENVYKSHMTGRKHIKAAEARKARREEEGEEETIGTSTNKVSATRLKERAIAEREYRVKRLAAAMSTERGDTRVNVERRQGMTERERQQELENIMNLSYSAPGSGVAHHNGGGADGEDDDEDGEDGEEKIYNPLKLPLAWDGKPIPFWLYRLHGLGVEFPCEICGNFVYMGRRAFDKHFNEARHVHGLRCLGITNTSLFRDITSIEEAVNLWDKIQREAKKTKVDEGSVVQMEDAEGNVMPEKVYYDLQKQGLL, encoded by the coding sequence ATGGGCGTAATCGAAGAGCAGCGCTACCTCCACGAGGACCTCGAGCGCCTCGAGCAGGGCATTGCGGACCGCATCAGCGAAGAACCAAAACACATCCGCGACCGCCTAAACCGCGATCACGAAATCGGCCAGCTCCTCGACCAGATCCAATCCCAGTCCGTCAAGCTCCTCGACATCTACCGCGACGTCGACGGCTCGCGCAGTCGCGAGATCCAGACCATCGGCACCGGCGACCCCTTTGACGAGTTCTATAGCCAGCTCAAGACGGCGCGCGAGCACCACGCCAAATACCCAAACGAACAGGCCGAGAACTCGGAGGTGCGATACCGCGTCAAGAAGCCCGACGACGGCGACGTCATGCCCTACATTGTCGACCGCCTGTTTACCGGCGAGGAAGGCTTCGGCCGCTTCTTCGACCTGCACACCTCCCACGAGGCCTATCTCAACCTTCCCAACGTGAAGCGCCTGTCGTACCTGCAGTACCTCGAGGTCTTTGACAACTTCACGCCCGGGTACGGCGGCCTGAAGCGCGGCGACAAGCTGACGGATCAGTACTTCAAATACGTCGGCGAGCTGGCGTCGTACCTCGAGTCCTTTATGCGTCGCACGCGGCCGCTCGAGAACCTCGACAAGGTGTTTCTGGGATTCGATGGCGACTTTGAGGCGGCGTGGGGAAAGGATGAGGTCCCGGGCTGGCAAAAGGAGACGAGTGGCGGCGGCGCGAATGGTACCGCACGGGAGACCAGTTCAGCAGACGCCATCTGGTGCGACGACTGCGAAAAGGAGTTCAAGAACGAAAACGTCTACAAGTCACACATGACGGGCAGGAAGCACATCAAGGCCGCCGAAGCGAGGAAAGCGCGCCGCGAGGAAGAAGGGGAGGAAGAAACTATCGGCACCAGCACGAACAAGGTATCAGCAACGAGGCTGAAGGAACGGGCCATCGCGGAGCGCGAGTACCGCGTCAAACGCCTCGCGGCAGCAATGAGCACGGAGCGCGGCGACACGCGCGTGAACGTCGAGCGCAGACAGGGCATGACGGAGCGCGAGCGCCAGCAGGAACTGGAAAACATAATGAACCTGTCGTACTCGGCGCCCGGCAGCGGCGTAGCGCACCacaacggcggcggcgcggacggcgaagacgacgacgaggacggtGAGGACGGCGAGGAGAAGATTTACAACCCGCTCAAACTGCCGCTCGCGTGGGACGGCAAGCCGATTCCCTTTTGGCTGTACCGTCTGCACGGGCTGGGCGTCGAGTTCCCCTGCGAGATTTGCGGCAACTTTGTCTACATGGGCCGGCGGGCGTTTGACAAGCACTTTAATGAGGCGCGGCACGTTCACGGGTTGCGGTGTCTCGGTATTACGAACACCAGTCTGTTCCGTGACATCACGAGCATCGAGGAGGCGGTGAACCTGTGGGACAAGATCCAGCGGGAGGCCAAGAAGACCAAGGTCGACGAGGGGAGCGTGGTGCAGATGGAGGACGCCGAGGGAAATGTCATGCCTGAGAAGGTGTACTACGATTTGCAGAAGCAGGGCCTTTTATAG
- a CDS encoding PLU-1-like protein, producing MKNTSSRYFNRYCYRYTTGAMPMHVVHVPCLLPHIASHLPCKLPRLALPFSSWTHQHSTFTSGPISVHVRPPQAVTSRFPLFPPTLPAISISSKVGTRFSPFIRFFPFCVHFHVRPPGPPFSSYPHHNRPAPSLSLPSPLSTLPTSHRFLPPNPSFPPTSHSHDSDPLLIRSSKGTKRLPQTPASLLVAARYPVDHTLPRNRSLSDALYPDLSCDNIHSPPVYIRSNDLSRNPPSTRIPVTATEPKTVDRLSAIPICSMVSAPTAGGTAANGTGSGNASSRGSPAVGSNTASAKSKAAQVNSNGYHPTNPQVPLSSMRSTPLELTSVERRGQPTAIKEPVKKKSRPHGLEDAPTYCPTEEEWKDPMEYIKKISPEARNYGLCKIIPPDSWNPDFAIDTEVRLHFSHPRGPAQMLLRCLRFHFRTRKQELNSVEGSTRANISYLDALAKFHKQQGSNLHRLPYVDKKPLDLYRLKKAVEARGGFDKVCKLKKWAEIGRDLGYSGKIMSSLSTSLKNSYQRWLCPYEEYLRLAKPGVHQQLEYENGGPYTPSPAVTPMKRSNVNTPSSARGDSPARHASDALQASINGLKKEADRDTPMADAPPTPAPAPAPVTSGFKAINTGGFTAVNSGFKSVNRPAPQAQQDEVASTPPPKSFSPANSAKNTPDYRPSNLGPAALKRQISCESLDLAKKDSGTDKDDGDGGNSRRSKRLKKVPASTIVPCWWLRCQLYLTITAGSACSDEPHAWNLQGFHWLQRLFSPIERGNHTVPTVAGSHMSLFRPSVPRIPRDEALAPGEKCEQCGKAEEAGALIVCESCDHAYHGTCLDPPPKHKPDSEWNCPRCLVGDGQYGFEEGGLYSLKQFQQKAADFKQGYFEKKMPFDPVLNCHRPVTEEDVETEFWRLVADIEETVEVEYGADIHCTTHGSGFPTVERHPNNPYSTDPWNLNLLPLHPESLFRHIKSDISGMTVPWVYVGMIFSTFCWHNEDHYAYSANYQHFGATKTWYGIPGEDAEKFEAAMREAVPELFETQPDLLFQLVTLLTPEQLKKAGVRVYALDQRAGQFVITFPQAYHAGFNHGFNFNEAVNFAPCDWEPFGLGGVERLQVFRRQPCFSHDELLWTAAEGTTNSGLTIQTAKWLAPALERIKKREFAHRTEFVAKHLEPQLHDCALAGKEDTSCPLKFEIDDTDVPEEEYQCSYCKAFTYLSRFKCLKSGKILCLAHAGYQPCCESTEHQRFHGEGHAVIYRQSEEDIEATYGKVLEKARTPEAWEEKYDKLLEEEATPSLKTLRNLLHEGEKIPHDLPSLPLLREFVDRCNEWVEEATNYTIRKQQNRRKSEKSIHNRKSSLDQKERDARNVSNVYRLINEAEQIGFDCPEITQLRERVEAIEAFRKNAAKALEQIHLAELSEIEDLLEEGRTFNVDTPEVDRLSRVLEQLKWGEKARNNRNSLMSLNEVRELIDEGKRLDIAPYNDHLVYYIEQMTAGQQWEKKARELIIAEVIHYPQLEALSVQVQANFLPVTAETLNAVDQILYKQREAHRQIMDLTERSRDRDIRNRPKYAEVAEIMRRLDELNSKPNGTLDLEREQKRHEDWMREGKKLFGKTNAPLHILKSHMDYVLERNQDCFDIVNDKPRMPAEPASREASPDQKVHRWEDPRFREVFCICRKVEAGMMIECELCHEWYHGKCLKIARGKVKDEDKYTCPICDWRVKIPRDAARPKIEELIAWSDKIPSLPFQPEEEEVLTKIIDNAQDFRNHITGYCNPVVSTESEADTQRFYLRKIEGAEILLAYETNFFRQELHKWCPVAPNAPPVLEVSKSTRKPRPTKLQKLLAQFGVDDAEDLPENMKAKAASLKRKAQNAEAAAAAAAAAAATSASGATVLPPGLQHGHSRKSEQSSATPPSTSHGNVGRQSIGSNHDPMDIDSAPTLHPGLFMSNGAPGPQLVGGNSSMSLEERLLQGQEDGLNLHTEAGRNHALDILRRTEVGRKRAVEMFGLDVFKGDVGMLNGRDVAPHSQEDERVVNKMFDDLTNQDDDEVKRKQETFDGPITAESLERLLACSTLLQLLNSSLATKAIETKGLEFYFLCLGVCGQALGAPVKEGKVSNGWTV from the exons atGAAAAACACAAGCTCTCGTTATTTCAATCGCTACTGCTATCGCTACACTACGGGTGCGATGCCGATGCATGTTGTCCACGTCCCATGTCTACTCCCACACATTGCATCGCACCTGCCTTGCAAGTTGCCGCGCCTGGCCTTGCCATTTTCCTCTTGGACGCACCAGCACAGCACATTTACTTCAGGTCCCATTTCCGTCCATGTTCGCCCACCCCAAGCAGTTACCTCcag GTTCCCTCTCTTTCCTCCCACGTTGCCGGCCATCTCCATCTCTtctaaggtaggtactcgCTTTTCCCCGTTCATTCGGTTCTTTCCCTTCTGCGTCCACTTCCATGTCCGTCCACCCGGCCCGCCGTTCAGTTCCTATCCACACCACAACCGACCTGCACCTTCCCTTTCCCTTCCCTCACCTTTATCCACACTTCCCACTTCACATCGTTTCCTCCCCCCAAACCCCAGCTTCCCTCCTACATCTCATTCTCATGACTCGGATCCTCTCCTAATCCGGTCATCAAAAG GTACCAAACGCCTCCCCCAAACCCCAGCTTCTTTGCTTGTCGCCGCTAGGTACCCCGTTG ATCATACTCTCCCTCGCAACCGATCTCTGTCTGATGCGCTTTATCCA GATCTGTCATGCGACAATATCCATAGCCCGCCCGTCTACATCCGCTCGAATGATCTCTCACGGAATCCGCCGTCTACCCGAATACCTGTGACTGCGACAGAACCGAAAACCGTCGATC GTCTATCTGCAATCCCTATCTGCAGTATGGTGTCTGCACCTACAGCCGGCGGCACCGCTGCCAACGGCACGGGAAGCGGGAATGCGAGCTCGCGAGGCTCTCCAGCCGTCGGCTCGAACACAGCCTCGGCCAAATCCAAGGCCGCCCAGGTCAACTCCAACGGCTACCACCCGACGAACCCTCAGGTTCCTCTCAGCTCGATGCGAAGCACTCCTCTAGAACTCACCTCAGTCGAACGACGGGGCCAACCGACAGCGATCAAGGAGCCGGTCAAGAAGAAGTCCCGCCCTCATGGCCTTGAGGATGCGCCCACATACTGCCCGACGGAGGAGGAGTGGAAGGACCCGATGGAGTACATCAAGAAAATCTCCCCGGAAGCTAGGAACTACGGATTGTGCAAGATCATTCCGCCCGACTCTTGGAACCCGGACTTTGCAATTGATACAGAGGTTCGTCTTCATTTTTCGCACCCGAGAGGGCCTGCTCAGATGCTGTTGCGATGCCTG AGATTCCATTTCAGAACCCGTAAACAGGAGTTGAACTCGGTCGAAGGAA GCACCCGGGCAAACATTTCGTACTTGGACGCGTTGGCCAAGTTCCACAAGCAGCAGGGCAGTAACCTGCATCGTCTTCCGTATGTGGACAAGAAGCCTCTCGACTTGTACCGTCTGAAGAAGGCCGTTGAGGCTCGTGGCGGCTTTGACAAGGTCTGCAAACTGAAGAAGTGGGCCGAGATCGGTCGTGACTTGGGATACAGCGGCAAGATAATGTCCTCACTGTCCACCTCATTGAAGAACTCATACCAGCGATGGCTTTGCCCATACGAGGAGTATTTGAGGCTCGCCAAGCCCGGAGTGCACCAGCAACTCGAGTACGAGAATGGAGGACCCTACACCCCAAGCCCAGCGGTCACTCCGATGAAACGATCCAACGTCAATACTCCATCGAGCGCCCGAGGCGACTCGCCGGCCCGCCACGCGTCAGATGCCCTGCAAGCAAGCATCAATGGCCTCAAAAAGGAGGCTGACCGAGATACTCCTATGGCCGATGCACCCCCGACACCCGCGCCCGCGCCCGCCCCTGTCACCTCGGGCTTCAAGGCCATCAACACGGGTGGCTTTACTGCGGTAAATTCCGGCTTCAAGAGTGTCAATCGACCTGCTCCTCAGGCTCAACAGGATGAGGTGGCTAGTACTCCGCCCCCGAAATCGTTCAGTCCAGCCAATTCGGCAAAGAACACGCCCGACTATCGGCCTTCAAATCTCGGTCCAGCCGCTCTCAAACGGCAAATCAGTTGTGAAAGCCTCGATCTTGCAAAGAAGGATTCTGGAACAGACAAGGACGACGGAGACGGTGGAAATAGCAGACGGAGTAAGCGTCTGAAGAAAG TACCGGCCAGCACCATCGTTCCATGTTGGTGGCTGCGTTGCCAGCTGTACTTGACCATCACGGCGGGCTCCGCATGCAGCGATGAACCACATGCATGGAATTTACAAGGATTCCATTGGCTTCAAAGACTCTTTTCCCCAATTGAGCGAGGCAACC ATACTGTGCCTACCGTGGCAGGATCTCACATGTCTCTGTTCCGTCCTTCCGTGCCCAGAATTCCCCGAGATGAGGCCTTGGCTCCTGGCGAG AAATGTGAGCAGTGTGGCAAGGCGGAAGAAGCCGGTGCCCTAATCGTCTGCGAGTCCTGTGACCACGCATACCATGGGACCTGTCTCGATCCTCCCCCTAAGCACAAGCCCGACTCCGAATGGAACTGCCCGAGATGTCTGGTCGGTGACGGACAGTACGGATTCGAGGAGGGCGGCTTGTATTCCTTGAAACAATTCCAGCAGAAGGCGGCCGATTTCAAGCAGGGCTATTTTGAGAAGAAGATGCCCTTCGACCCCGTTCTCAACTGCCATCGCCCAGTCACGGAGGAAGACGTCGAGACTGAGTTCTGGCGTCTCGTTGCCGACATTGAGGAGACTGTGGAGGTCGAGTATGGTGCCGACATTCATTGCACAACTCACGGCTCCGGCTTTCCAACCGTCGAGAGACATCCCAACAATCCTTATTCGACCGACCCCTGGAATCTCAACCTGCTCCCTCTCCACCCTGAAAGTCTGTTCAGGCACATCAAGTCAGACATCTCTGGCATGACCGTGCCGTGGGTGTACGTCGGCATGATCTTCTCGACTTTCTGCTGGCACAACGAAGACCACTATGCCTACTCTGCCAACTACCAGCACTTTGGCGCAACCAAGACTTGGTATGGTATTCCGGGTGAGGACGCCGAGAAGTTCGAGGCCGCGATGCGTGAAGCCGTTCCTGAGCTCTTCGAGACTCAGCCTGACCTTTTGTTCCAACTGGTCACCCTTTTGACCCCGGAGCAGCTGAAAAAGGCTGGCGTCAGGGTTTATGCACTCGATCAGCGCGCGGGTCAGTTTGTTATCACCTTCCCCCAGGCTTACCACGCCGGCTTCAACCATGGTTTCAACTTTAACGAGGCTGTCAACTTTGCCCCTTGTGACTGGGAACCCTTCGGGCTGGGCGGTGTGGAGAGACTGCAAGTATTCAGGAGACAGCCATGTTTCTCGCACGACGAGTTGTTGTGGACCGCCGCCGAAGGTACGACAAACAGCGGCTTGACGATCCAGACGGCAAAATGGCTTGCGCCCGCTCTCGAACGCATCAAGAAACGAGAGTTCGCGCACCGGACCGAGTTCGTGGCAAAGCACCTCGAGCCACAGCTGCACGATTGTGCGTTGGCTGGCAAAGAAGACACCTCCTGCCCTCTGAAATTTGAAATTGACGATACGGACGTGCCCGAAGAGGAGTATCAATGCTCGTATTGCAAAGCCTTTACGTACCTCTCTAGATTCAAGTGCCTCAAGTCCGGCAAAATTCTTTGCCTGGCACACGCGGGTTATCAGCCATGCTGCGAGTCAACCGAGCACCAGCGCTTCCACGGCGAAGGACATGCTGTCATCTACAGACAGTCCGAGGAGGACATTGAAGCAACATACGGCAAGGTTCTCGAAAAGGCGCGTACGCCAGAGGCCTGGGAAGAGAAGTACGACAAGCTTCTGGAAGAAGAGGCCACGCCTTCTCTTAAGACTCTTCGGAATCTCCTACACGAGGGTGAGAAAATACCCCATGACCTACCCTCGCTCCCTTTGCTTCGGGAATTTGTCGATCGGTGCAACGAGTGGGTGGAGGAGGCCACCAACTACACGATCCGGAAGCAGCAAAACAGGCGCAAGAGCGAAAAGTCCATTCACAACCGAAAGAGCTCGCTGGACCAAAAGGAACGCGATGCGCGCAATGTTTCCAACGTGTACCGTCTTATCAATGAGGCGGAGCAAATAGGATTTGACTGCCCTGAGATCACCCAGCTGAGGGAGCGGGTCGAGGCCATCGAGGCCTTCCGAAAGAATGCCGCTAAAGCGCTGGAACAGATCCACCTCGCCGAGCTCTCCGAAATCGAAGACCTACTTGAGGAGGGCCGGACTTTCAATGTCGACACGCCAGAAGTCGACCGACTCTCGCGAGTCCTTGAACAACTCAAGTGGGGCGAGAAGGCTCGTAACAACCGAAACAGCCTCATGTCACTCAACGAGGTGCGCGAGCTCATCGACGAAGGAAAGAGATTGGACATTGCTCCATACAACGATCATCTCGTCTACTACATTGAACAGATGACTGCTGGTCAACAATGGGAGAAGAAGGCTAGAGAGTTGATTATCGCAGAGGTCATCCATTACCCACAGCTGGAGGCCTTATCGGTGCAGGTCCAGGCCAATTTCCTACCGGTCACTGCGGAAACCCTGAATGCTGTCGACCAGATTCTTTACAAGCAGAGGGAGGCACACCGTCAGATCATGGACTTGACTGAAAGATCACGAGACCGGGACATCCGCAATCGACCCAAGTACGCAGAGGTGGCTGAGATCATGCGCCGACTCGACGAGCTGAATTCGAAACCCAATGGGACTTTGGACCTCGAGCGGGAGCAGAAACGTCACGAGGACTGGATGCGAGAGGGTAAGAAGCTGTTTGGCAAAACCAACGCACCGCTCCATATTCTCAAGAGCCACATGGACTACGTGTTGGAACGCAATCAAGACTGCTTTGACATTGTCAATGACAAGCCTCGCATGCCTGCTGAACCTGCATCGAGGGAAGCCAGTCCCGACCAAAAGGTGCACCGTTGGGAGGACCCTCGGTTCCGCGAGGTATTTTGCATTTGCCGAAAGGTGGAGGCTGGCATGATGATTGAGTGCGAGCTCTGTCATGAATG GTACCACGGCAAATGTCTGAAGATTGCTCGCGGCAAGGTCAAGGACGAAGACAAGTACACGTGCCCCATTTGCGATTGGCGGGTTAAGATTCCGCGAGATGCGGCGCGACCCAAGATCGAAGAGCTCATTGCTTGGTCTGATAAGATTCCCAGCCTCCCATTCCAgcccgaggaggaggaggtccTTACCAAGATCATCGACAATGCTCAGGACTTCAGAAACCACATCACCGGCTACTGCAATCCTGTGGTCTCCACTGAGTCTGAGGCGGACACCCAGCGCTTTTACTTGCGGAAGATTGAAGGCGCTGAAATCTTGCTTGCCTACGAGACCAACTTCTTCAGGCAAGAGTTGCACAAGTGGTGCCCTGTTGCACCAAACGCACCACCGGTTCTTGAGGTCTCCAAGAGTACTCGGAAGCCGCGACCGACCAAGCTTCAAAAGCTTTTGGCGCAGTTTGGGGTGGACGATGCAGAGGACCTCCCGGAGAACATGAAGGCCAAGGCTGCCAGCTTGAAGCGGAAGGCTCAGAATGCCGAagccgccgctgccgccgctgcAGCAGCGGCTGCCACTTCTGCGTCTGGCGCAACTGTGCTGCCACCTGGCCTTCAACATGGCCACAGTCGGAAGTCGGAACAATCGTCTGCAACGCCTCCTTCTACCTCCCACGGCAATGTGGGCCGTCAATCCATTGGAAGCAATCATGATCCCATGGACATTGACAGTGCTCCGACACTTCACCCAGGCCTCTTCATGTCTAATGGTGCACCGGGCCCCCAGCTTGTCGGCGGCAACTCTTCGATGTCTCTTGAAGAACGCCTCCTCCAGGGTCAAGAAGATGGGCTTAACCTGCACACCGAGGCTGGAAGGAACCACGCCCTTGACATACTGCGTCGGACAGAAGTTGGCCGTAAGAGGGCAGTAGAGATGTTCGGTCTCGACGTGTTCAAAGGGGACGTTGGCATGCTCAACGGCAGGGATGTTGCGCCCCATTCACAAGAAGATGAGCGAGTTGTGAACAAGATGTTTGATGACCTTACAAACCAAGATGATGACGAAGTCAAGAGGAAGCAGGAGACCTTTGATGGCCCCATCACAGCGGAGAGCCTTGAAA GACTTCTGGCCTGCTCCACCCTGCTTCAGCTTCTGAACTCTTCATTGGCGACAAAGGCCATTGAAACCAAAGGCTTGGAGTTTTATTTCTTATGTCTTGGCGTTTGTGGACAAGCTCTTGGAGCCCCTGTGAAGGAGGGGAAAGTATCGAATGGGTGGACTGTATAA
- a CDS encoding GIY-YIG catalytic domain-containing protein, whose amino-acid sequence MQPSAIQFTHRFDPDFQNPICRSLAECHPDAKKIPSPPQTWDSLYSNSATIPRSHALSHALNQQPAVTRVSDPSADIALYDLERNSPRLASHTALSPGRCGAVQYHRPAVHCQQHPEPPQLTPKFTNNSTGVQASPKPGLAWPGLSPIPILLSPSGVRPVVRHPSIWTNSVTDPTPTAPTHAQTRVHVCAHKQKTSLDCPAASTSTESRVCTALSRPSIPKHVAEQHVLTSSAVPCRVMPVQSKPIPALYTVYILRSTVRHASLYIGSTPNPPRRLKQHNGEARGGAVRTSRLSLRPWEMVGLVSGFPGMVAALKFEWALTNPHLSLHIPSTSRITVSNGVKKNGRPRRPRASLSSILSNLQLLLGVPSFRRWPLTLHFFAKDVHKAWVSSSTKSTEPLRNTLNIVTDFGPDPAASSDDVAWGIHALPVDYTHMKPYIEKAQSIIAFEREGSCVVCKEALPHGQGLHAVCPNESCEAVGHLSCWSRHMLHHEEDREVVVPIQGRCPQCGGHIQWVDMMKELSLRERGAKEVEALMTIHLRDNIFSAHKACFSQMLRVSLGLYEPDGQRRIFRIVVIPVEFYICGNIELFSHLGYCRFGVLRASIAWGSEGWSRSDSACKYVCPILQAQWKAWIVVHLRRLALTIAYAAFWLKSNVRETHPNSAGTHR is encoded by the exons ATGCAGCCGTCAGCCATCCAATTTACACACAGATTTGATCCAGATTTCCAAA ATCCAATTTGTCGGTCCCTGGCCGAATGTCACCCTGACGCCAAAAAAATTCCGTCTCCCCCCCAAACTTGGGATTCACTTTACTCAAACTCCGCGACCATCCCACGCTCCCACGCCCTCTCCCACGCTCTCAATCAACAGCCTGCAGTTACCCGAGTCTCCGACCCCTCGGCCGACATCGCTCTCTACG ACCTGGAACGCAACTCGCCTCGCCTCGCCTCACACACCGCTCTCTCACCTGGCCGCTGCGGCGCCGTCCAGTATCATCGCCCCGCGGTGCATTGCCAGCAGCACCCGGAACCACCACAACTGACGCCCAAGTTCACCAACAATAGCACAGGCGTTCAAGCATCGCCCAAGCCTGGCCTGGCCTGGCCCGGCCTGTCACCCATACCTATCCTTCTCTCTCCCTCCGGTGTTCGCCCTGTGGTCCGACACCCATCTATCTGGACAAACTCAGTCACAGACCCAACCCCGACCGCCCCGACACACGCTCAAACCCGAGTCCACGTATGCGCCCATAAGCAAAAGACGAGTCTAGACTGCCCGGCGGCCAGCACAAGCACTGAGTCTCGAGTCTGCACCGCTCTCTCTCGTCCCTCCATCCCAAAACACGTCGCAGAACAACATGTCCTGACTTCGTCTGCCGTCCCCTGCCGAGTCATGCCCGTCCAGTCCAAGCCCATCCCCGCCCTCTACACGGTGTACATCCTCCGTTCCACCGTACGCCACGCGTCTCTCTACATCGGCTCGACGCCCAACCCCCCGCGCCGTCTGAAGCAGCACAATGGCGAGGCCCGCGGCGGCGCTGTTCGCACCTCTCGTCTAAGCCTACGGCCCTGGGAGATGGTGGGGCTGGTATCCGGCTTCCCGGGCATGGTTGCTGCTCTAAAGTTTGA ATGGGCGTTGACGAACCCACATTTGTCTCTGCATATACCCTCCACGTCTCGCATCACCGTCTCAAACGGAGTAAAGAAGAATGGACGTCCCCGCCGACCTCGTGCTAGCCTCTCCTCGATATTGTCCAATCTACAGCTCCTGCTAGGAGTACCGAGCTTCCGTCGGTGGCCGCTTACACTACACTTCTTTGCAAAGGATGTACACAAAGCATGGGTTTCCTCCTCTACCAAGTCAACCGAGCCTCTGCGAAACACCCTCAACATAGTCACCGACTTCGGCCCCGACCCCGCCGCATCTTCAGACGACGTCGCTTGGGGCATCCATGCCTTGCCTGTGGACTACACGCACATGAAGCCATACATTGAAAAAGCACAGTCCATCATCGCCTTTGAAAGAGAGGGCAGCTGTGTAGTCTGCAAAGAGGCACTACCTCACGGTCAGGGATTACACGCCGTGTGTCCAAACGAGTCCTGTGAGGCTGTCGGGCATCTTTCATGCTGGAGTCGTCATATGCTCCACCATGAAGAGGATCGAGAAGTGGTCGTCCCTATTCAGGGCCGTTGCCCACAATGTGGGGGCCACATTCAGTGGGTCGATATGATGAAAGAATTGTCACTACGGGAAAGGGGTGCGAAAGAAGTCGAGGCTCTTATGACA ATCCATCTGCGAGATAACATCTTTTCGGCCCACAAAGCCTGTTTCTCCCAAATGCTGCGAGTCAGCCTGGGTCTCTACGAACCAGACGGCCAGCGTCGAATTTTTCGCATTGTCGTCATACCAGTGGAGTTCTACATTTGCGGTAATATCGAACTGTTTTCACATCTCGGCTACTGTCGATTCGGAGTGTTGAGAGCGAGCATCGCTTGGGGCTCTGAGGGTTGGTCTAGAAGCGATTCTGCATGCAAATACGTTTGCCCAATTCTGCAAGCTCAATGGAAAGCTTGGATTGTTGTGCATCTCCGCAGGCTTGCCCTGACTATTGCGTACGCTGCGTTCTGGCTAAAGTCTAACGTTCGGGAAACCCACCCCAACAGTGCTGGAACGCACCGTTGA
- a CDS encoding serine/threonine protein kinase — MIPRGLTSAFGTPSLEIGQILLGNASRYTIQKKIREGVWIATNPMGNKSIVKGVQGISGAQNEHNVLRKFQGNPFLRPVIDEIQQDAPMIVLQHMDDHLLNATIKKPLTNREIRFVARAVLRGLSTLHKDGYVHTDIKPDNILVNYASASEADPDLRFSDVQIGDLGASYSVDSDVATKGFLIGAPIWTSPEVLMEVPWGTASDIWAFGSMMIALLHGGDYNPFRPTNARYHDRSYIFEVLRQQSRRFGAIPETYLGRARPGKAMAAKALTVGRKVEPLDFRTASHFINRIMRMDAAERPTADQLLEEMSGLFED; from the exons ATGATCCCCAGAGGTCTCACTTCCGCCTTCGGGACCCCGTCCCTCGAGATCGGCCAGATCCTGCTCGGCAATGCCAGCCGATACACCATCCAAAAGAAGATCCGTGAGGGCGTTTGGATCGCAAC TAACCCCATGGGCAACAAGTCCATCGTCAAGGGTGTTCAGGGCATCTCCGGAGCCCAGAATGAGCACAACGTCCTCCGCAAGTTCCAGGGCAACCCTTTCCTCCGCCCCGTTATCGACGAGATCCAGCAAGATGCCCCGATGATTGTGCTCCAGCACATGGACGACCATCTTCTGAACGCTACCATCAAGAAGCCCTTGACCAACCGCGAGATTCGCTTCGTTGCCCGCGCTGTTCTTCGCGGCCTCTCCACCCTCCACAAGGATGGTTACGTTCACACCGATATCAAGCCGGACAACATTCTCGTCAACTACGCCTCGGCTTCTGAAGCCGACCCCGATCTTCGATTCTCCGACGTTCAGATCGGTGACCTGGGGGCTTCCTACTCCGTTGACTCTGACGTCGCCACCAAGGGTTTTCTCATCGGCGCTCCCATTTGGACCAGCCCTGAAGTGCTCATGGAGGTTCCCTGGGGAACTGCCAGCGACATCTGGGCCTTTGGCTCCATGATGATTGCTCTCCTCCACGGTGGCGACTACAACCCCTTCCGCCCTACCAACGCTCGCTATCACGACCGCAGCTACATTTTTGAGGTCCTTCGCCAACAGTCTCGACGCTTCGGTGCCATTCCCGAAACCTACCTCGGGCGGGCGCGTCCCGGCAAGGCTATGGCTGCCAAGGCACTGACTGTTGGCCGCAAGGTTGAGCCTCTCGACTTCCGCACCGCTTCTCACTTCATCAACCGCATCATGCGCATGGACGCCGCCGAGCGCCCTACCGCCGACCAGCTTCTTGAGGAGATGTCCGGTCTCTTCGAGGACTAG